ATCGGAAAAAATAGCAATTTTGGAGAGAAGCCTCACATAGGCATTTTTTCACTTGAAAACGAAGCGCCGTTCCGGACGCGACGAAGCGCGTCCCTCCAATTTTTTCGGTCTTTAACTCCAACTCGCAACGGCGGCCGGCTGCGGCGCCTCCTTCGGCGGGGCGATCTTCCGGTGACGCACAACGCCATATATCGTTGCCGGCAGCACAATAACGGCCGCCAGCAACGCCACGAAGACGTTCGGATGGAACATTATCACTAAAGAAACGATAGCCAGCGCCGCGCACAGTGCAATGTTCGCAACCCGGCCGCTGACAAACTGTCCGAAGATGGCAAAGGATATTCCGCAACAGCCCACCGCCACAAGCAGCGTGTCGCCGATCTGCCCCCAGCCCGGACTTACAACAATTTTAGTGCGGATGAAAATGGCAAAGGTCATGACGGTAATTGGCAGGCACATCTTCAGAGCCTGCCACATGGTGTTCATGAAGGAGGCATCTGCAATGCGCGCCGAGACGGCAGCGGTAAGCGAAGTCGGCGGCGACAGCTCGCCCCAGACGGCGATCAAAAAGGCGAAGAAGTGGGCGATCCAAGGATCGACGCCGAGTTTGCGCAACGGGTCAACAATGATAACCGCCAGGAGGATATAGGTCGCCGTCGGCGGCAGGCCGGTGCCGACGAGCCAGCCGAAGATCCAGGCCATCAGTACCAGGGCGATGATGTTCCATTCGCCGACGCGCAGGAGCATTCCCCCCATACGGTTGATAAACCCGGTCACCGTGAACAAGCCGATCATGATGCCGAGCGTGGCCAGAAGCAGGAGCAGATAGGAGGTCATCTCGGCGTGCGTCTCAATCATTTTGCGGATGTTCTTGAAAAGTGCATCCTTGTCCGTCGCCGGATCCTTTTTCACATACTTGAAATAATAAAAAAGCAGGATGAGGAGGATTAACATCAACGAGCCGGCATAGAGACCGGCCAACTGCTCGCCGAAGTTGAACACCCCCATAATGATTGTCAAATAGATGATCCCAATGAAGAAAACCGCCGTCTTGAGCTGCTCATAGATCGGCATGGTTGCTCCCTCAATCGGCGAGCCGGGCATCTTGCTTATGCTCATTAAATATACGGATAAAGAGAGCGTGGAGTAGTAAATAAAGGCGAGGGAAAAGCCGCGAATCACCACACTCCAGTAAGAGACGCCGAGGAATTCCGCCATCACGAAACCGGCCACCGCCATCACCGGCGGCATGATCAGCCCTCCCATCGACGCCGCCGTTTCCACCGCCGCGGCGAACTCCCCCGGCACGCCGTAGCGCTTCATCAGCGGGATCGTGAAGGCGCCGACTACCGTGGCGTTGGCCGCGCCGCTGCCGCTGATCATGCCGACCGCCGTCGATGCAAGTACCGCCGTCTGGGGAATTGTGTGCCGCGACTTTCCGGCGATGCGGCGCATAAAACTGACCATCGCCTCCTGGGCATTAAAGCCGCTCGCCGCCGCCGCCAGCAGTAAAAACGCCGCAATCGTCGTCAGCGCAATCTGCGCGTATTGCCCGTAGATGCCTGTAGAGAGTTCCACGGTGCTCGAGGTAATCACCCGGTAGAAGGAAGCGCCCGGGTGCCAGAAAAAATCTATCGGGCTCAGATATCCCCAGAGAGTATAGATTAGCAGAACCACATTCATCCAGAACAGCTCATTGTTTGTTATCCGCGACAGTTCCATGACCAGGCCAAAAACCAGAAGACCCATGATGAAGTCCTCCCGGGTGTAGGAACCTTGCCGCCAGATCGAGATGGCCTCGTATTCCACGTGAAAATGGTAGAAGGCATAGACGCAAATGGCCAGATAGATTATGACGATGATGTTGTTGGCGAGTTCCGGAAGACGTTTGTACATGAAGCCGTTCTTATGCAAATGCAGAATTCTCACCGCCAGGGCGACCGGCACGAGATTAGCCACCAGTTCCATAGGACCGCCGAAGCCGGTATAGAAATACCAGCAAAGCCAAGCGAACATGACAAGCGATAAAAGGAAGATCAGATTCTGAACATTGAATTGGCTCGAAATCCGGTTACCCTGCATTGTTTCCCTCCTGATTTGCCTGAATCATTCGCCGGCTGCGGCGCGGACATCGCCAGCGGCTGCGCTTAATCAATAAAACTCCTAAGGCGTTTGAGCTGCCCCTGCCCGCCGCCTTCGAATACAGCCGCTAAAAACACGCTTGACATCAGCATCTATAAATGCGGGAATCTGGACGGGAGCAGCCACCATCGCAGCGTATTTTCCCGTCCAGACGCAATCAGTGCGAATGATCACTTGCCAGCAATCTTCCACTTGTTGTCCCATGCCTTCTTTTCTTTCAGGAACTTCGCCAGCCCCGCGTGCACCGGAATGGTCGGGTTGGCGTTGATGCCTTTGACCTGCATGCCGACAAAGTCGCGCGCCATCGGCCCAAACCCGGGATCGGCCTTGGCAAGATTTTCACGCTCGGCGTAGAACTTGTTCAGCATCTTATAGACGACATCCTCGGGCATATCGGCGCGAACGTTGTAAGCGAACAGAATCGGCACGCCCAGAATGGTCTTCACGCCGACGTCCTTGCTGAATGCCTGTTTGGGATCTACCTCCACAGGGGCGAGACCGGCCGCCGTCAGTTTTTTCACCTCATCAGCAGAGGGATTGATTACCTTGAGGTC
The window above is part of the Syntrophales bacterium genome. Proteins encoded here:
- a CDS encoding TRAP transporter fused permease subunit, which encodes MQGNRISSQFNVQNLIFLLSLVMFAWLCWYFYTGFGGPMELVANLVPVALAVRILHLHKNGFMYKRLPELANNIIVIIYLAICVYAFYHFHVEYEAISIWRQGSYTREDFIMGLLVFGLVMELSRITNNELFWMNVVLLIYTLWGYLSPIDFFWHPGASFYRVITSSTVELSTGIYGQYAQIALTTIAAFLLLAAAASGFNAQEAMVSFMRRIAGKSRHTIPQTAVLASTAVGMISGSGAANATVVGAFTIPLMKRYGVPGEFAAAVETAASMGGLIMPPVMAVAGFVMAEFLGVSYWSVVIRGFSLAFIYYSTLSLSVYLMSISKMPGSPIEGATMPIYEQLKTAVFFIGIIYLTIIMGVFNFGEQLAGLYAGSLMLILLILLFYYFKYVKKDPATDKDALFKNIRKMIETHAEMTSYLLLLLATLGIMIGLFTVTGFINRMGGMLLRVGEWNIIALVLMAWIFGWLVGTGLPPTATYILLAVIIVDPLRKLGVDPWIAHFFAFLIAVWGELSPPTSLTAAVSARIADASFMNTMWQALKMCLPITVMTFAIFIRTKIVVSPGWGQIGDTLLVAVGCCGISFAIFGQFVSGRVANIALCAALAIVSLVIMFHPNVFVALLAAVIVLPATIYGVVRHRKIAPPKEAPQPAAVASWS